A single region of the Pectinophora gossypiella chromosome 2, ilPecGoss1.1, whole genome shotgun sequence genome encodes:
- the LOC126374136 gene encoding uncharacterized protein LOC126374136 produces the protein MSTQSKTMPMLDLKVYVRVVAAVFSISSATAFTMALLRLLNPELFYLDPLLGTDLAIHYFITGLMVLTAAIGFLNSCVVMNRSSIHNTGRNITTWLLLDSLFETTRVVYVFISEIVLKGKGPVQLYELLISAAQYLLDSFLYCQMILRH, from the exons ATGTCCACGCAATCTAAAACCATGCCAATGTTAGATCTCAAAGTTTACGTGAGAGTGGTGGCTGCGGTTTTCTCT ATATCGTCAGCGACCGCGTTTACGATGGCTCTGCTGCGTTTGTTGAACcctgaattgttttatttggaCCCTCTGCTTGGAACAGACTTAG CCATCCACTACTTCATAACAGGCCTAATGGTGCTGACTGCAGCCATTGGTTTCCTGAACAGCTGTGTCGTGATGAACCGCTCCAGTATACACAACACCGGTCGAAATATAACCACATGGTTGCTGCTGGACTCGCTGTTTGAGACCACCCGGGTTGTGTACGTGTTTATATCTGAGATCGTACTAAAAGGGAAGGGGCCGGTGCAGTTGTATGAGCTGTTGATCAGTGCGGCGCAGTACt TACTCGACAGCTTCCTCTACTGTCAAATGATACTGCGGCACTAG